gtgtgtgtgtttctggggcTAACCTGGTGTGGCAACAGCGGTGTACAGTGGCCATGACAGGGTAGGGGTTGTCCAAGGGGTGCTTGTTGGGTCTAactgcttgtgtgtgttttaaactttCTGAAGGCTTAACCCTTGGAGCGATGTGTTCACACACagctctctgctttttaagggcaGTAGCTCGATTTATCCAGCATGTCTGTGCATGTTTATAAAGTACCACCCATACATTTTCttaacaacagccctgcaaggtaggtgcCAGGATAATCAACCCCATATTGCTGGGGAACGTGGGCAGGTGTCTCTAGACTTGCGCTGCTGTTGACAAGGAAAGCTGATCTGGAACCCTTTGCGGGGAAGCCGTGaccttccagattttgttggcctccaactcccatcgccccAGCCCAGGGGCTGCATTCCCATCTGTGCAACCTCGCGGGAGCTGCATTGCCAGTGGTGGgcttggccagaggcaaaagcagacgaagcaacaaatgtaaattttagcgTTTCTTCTCTCCATCGAAGCGAGCAAGAGGCACTAACAGAGGTCAAGGACATTTCCCAGCTTGGCAAAAACCCTCAGtgaggaggcaaagcagggctggtgaaggtGTTGCCAGGGGAGAggtttgagggccacatttgcttcCTAGACTTGAGGTTCCTAACTTCCCTGGTTTCTGGCTTCCACCAAGGGCCTCCCCTTTTACCTTCTCCCCCATAATTTGAGCAGTGAGTTGATGCAACTGTAATCTGCACGGCTGTGTTAGCCTGAGATCCCTCCTTCTGCCTTCCCTCCAAGCATGTCCAGTAGCTGGGCCCTTCTCCTTCCAACCCGGACGCCTCCCCATTGACCTCTGCCTCTGGTTTCAGCCTGAAAGAGTCCCACTTCCCCATCCGCCTGCTTCCTGAAGTGGTCCAGCCGGGAGAACTGGCCGGGGAGACCGCCTGCGTGTGGCACCAGGTACCAAAGGGGACGGAAGTCGGGGCTGCATTGGGGGACTTCCAGTGCTCGGTGTTCTCCTGCATGTCCGACAGCACAAGTGCAGGTAAGGGCACAAACCAGCACCTCcccccacagtggtacctcaggttacagaacgcttcaggttacagactccgctaacccagaaatagtaccttgggttaagaactttgcttcaggatgagaacagaaatcgtgctccagtggcgcagcggcagcaggaggccccattagctaaagtggtacctcaggttaagaccagtttcaggttaagaacggacctccggaacgaattaagttcttaacctgaggtaccactgtaatctatttGGAGCAGCTGTACCTGCTCTTTAGCAGAAaaggctctcagagcagcttacatacagtcaaaacaagacagtccctactCTCAAACTaacaatcttaaaaaaaaaatgagatgcaagcaaaaagggagagagaaggtgGAGGAGAATAAAAACACAGGTACCCATTTCTAtacagtagtagaagaagaagagtttggatttgctttatcactacctgaaggaatctcaaaggggctaacattctcctttcccttcctcccaacacaacaaacactctgtgatgtgagtggggctgagagacttcagagaagtgtgactggcccaaggtcacccagcagctgcatgtggaggagcagggaagcgaacccagttcaccagataaCGAGtccgccgctcttaaccactacaccacactggcaacagTCGCAGTAGTTGCTATAATGATCAGCTGGCccagttcaggggcaggaggtgcctgATGGAGGTTCCCCTCCCTCTAGGGAGTTTCTGGGGCCATGCAAGACCCCTGTTGAAGCTCCCTTGTGGGTCCAGCCTCACCCATTGAAGGCCAGTGTTACATGCCTCTTTAAGCAGAATTTGAGCCCACCGGGTGTTTCCCAACTCTTGCTTTCCTCTCCATCCTCCTAGTCCTCAACATCAGTACTTCTGCGCAACTCACCCTCCTGATGCCTTCGGGCTTCCAGCTGGCTGATTCCCCGAACCCTCGTTCCCCGTTGGCCTACTACCCGTACTTCAACAACACCTACCTGGTGGTGGCTGCTTCCCTCAACGGCGGCAACGTGGTGGCGACATTCGTGAACATGCTCGTGCGGTGGATGGCTGAGCTGGGTAAAGGAAGGGATAAGACGGGGacctcctttctccttcttcctttcagttatttgggtttggtttttttaattttaatataaattttattagtattttccacacaacaacacgaaagatatcgaaaaataacaatacacaacacacaaaaatcaacattcaaaaactaaaggaaggaacaacaacaaaacaaaaacaaaaaaaccgaatccatatcttacaagttaatattataGACACTAAAACAACGACAacaagacattgacttccaccaatcccacagcacctcctttatctctcattctgtcttcctgttttctttatcatctctatcctaacatctagatataaatccctctttcatatcctttcgcttcacaaggttattccagactcagccagatttctgccctcgaaccttgacttttgaggtattcatttaggcactcccattcgcgggtggcgctgtgggtaaaagcctcagcgcctagggcttgccgatcgaaaggtcggcggttcgaatccccgcggtggggtgcgctaccattgctcggtcccagcgcctgccaacctagcagttcgaaagcactcccgggtgcaagtagataaatagggaccgcttaccggcgggaaggtaaatggcgtttccgtgtgctgcgctggctcgccagagcagcgatgtcacgctggccacgtgacccggaagtgtctccggacagcgctggcccccggcctcttgagtgagatgggcgcacaaccctagagtctgtcaagactggcccgtacgggcaggggtacctttaccttttaccttattctTTTGGAGTGGGAGTGCCTTTCAGTCATTTGATCAGTCTTCCTCTCCCAACCCTTTTAATCTCCTTCTGCAGGACTCCAAGTCCCAGAATCGGATCTCTACCCGCGTATAATCAGCGCTGCCTTGGCCCAAACGGACACCGACCTCAACATCTGCCCCACCATCTTTGGCGAGAGGCACATGCCGGAAAGGTTGGCCTCAGTGATGGGCATCGCGGCCTCCGacctctccctgggccacgtgaCCCGGGCGCTGTGCCACGGCGTGGTCCAGAACCTGCACTCCATGCTGCCTTCGCAGCACCTGAAGGAAGCCGGGGTCACGCGGATCCTGGCCAGCGGGAGCGCCCTGGGCAAGAACGAGGTGATGCGTCAGGAAGTGGAGAAGGCCTATCCATTTCCCGTGGTCTATGGGAGAAATGTGGATGCAGCCGTGGGCGCCGCCTTGGCCATGCTGCGCAGGAAGTGACCTTGGGGCCACAAGAAAGCACTTCCTCTGGAAAGCGGGGTCGTGAACGCATAGAGGGCCAAAAGTTGCGGGgcagagggagaaagggaaggcGAGAGAGTAGGCACCCCCTACCCCGGAATAAAAATGCAGTGGATTCAGAACGATCCCATCTGTCTACCCAAAAATCAGGTCCTTCCTGGAGCTATCTGCTCCCCGCACATCCCTGGCAGTAGAGGGGTTAATGCAGGCCTCAGACACCACTGAAAGTTTTTTTGGGAAGACTTTTGTTGCCCATTCTGTACCCCCTCCCCTCCAAGTTATATACAGGCCGTTCTGTGTTTCCATTGCAAAAAGGAACCAGATATTTATTCCTCTGTTTTTGCAGTCATCTGCTATTCTGttatagggacagggaagtgATGCCTTCAGATCTCGCCAGACTCTTTGTTGGCGCCTGTGATGGCAGCCATGGGCCTTTGAGAGTTTCCTTCCTTTTGCAGATCTTCGGGGTGGATCAAACCCTGTGCAGCAGTACATTCTAAAATTAAATCTGGGAGGTGgagaacacccccccacacaccccggGTTTGTTATTCCTCTTGCCTTCGGTAGGTTTTGTGGAGGGGTTTCCCATACTGAAGAGGAACCCCTCCGCCCTTGCATACAAGAAGCATTTCTGCTTCGTAGTGGCTGAAGATGTCTCAGTGCAACAGGAATAAGAAAACTCGCCTGTGCTGATTTTTGTGCTGTTGTCGTCCTTGCCTCTCTCTCCGGGCCACCTGGAGAGTGCTCATGTCTCTCCAAGTGGGGAGGGAAAATGGGGCTTGGAGCCACAatatggggggaaggaagcagtCAGATGGAAACAACAGCCCGGAGTGAAGCTGCGTCCGTAATAACTCAGGGATGGGGCATCTATAGCCCTCCAGTTTGGATGGCATTTGGATACGTACAAATTTTGAAGcatagctgtgtttcggttctcatACCATTCCAGAAAGTGCGGGTTTGATTGGTTTCGCAATAAACGCACACCGAATCAAATTGCTCCATCCCAGGGAGAGACCCGTGGTTTTCTCAGCGCATCAGTGATGCAATCTACTAATTAACCCTAAACATTTAAAAGCACCCTTTTCAGTGGCGGATTGTCAAAACCAGCACCATGTGTATGTAAACGTCAGGATTGAAGTGAGAAAGGTTTTTGCTAAAAGGTCTGGCTCTGAGACCCTTAACAGTTTTCAAGGGGGTCCATGAATCTTGTCAACGTACGGAAACAGTTCTAGGTGTAAGAGGCTGGCTGAAGTGTCCTAAATGAGCAGGTGCCAGTTTTTTATTTTTGATATATTTATCAAATGCAGCGTCCACAGGGTTGCACTTGTTTTATCTCAAATCAGAGAAGCACCAAACACATCGCAAAATGCAACAGGAACGCTTTTAAGAGTTTAAAGTGGGGGTTGGCACCTTTTGGCCCagtggccaaatgcagccctccaggcctttgACAGGCCCTTGGGACTCCCTCCCTAGACCCCACCCCTTCTCTCCCAAGCAACACACCCCACCAGCTCTGCTATTAACTCTTAAACTTCCTCTCCCCCGCCCCAACTAGAAATATGTCCTTGCCCTCTGATAATGCCCTCTACTTGCCAGGACGGAGCATAGATTGAGGTGGGGGTGGTTGTAGAAACTAGCCATCTGTACAAAGGTGACAGTGGCATTCACTGCTCTGCCTACCACTGACACGTGGACCCCAGAAGGGCTGCTCAGA
This genomic window from Podarcis raffonei isolate rPodRaf1 chromosome 15, rPodRaf1.pri, whole genome shotgun sequence contains:
- the SHPK gene encoding sedoheptulokinase, with amino-acid sequence MPPKIQDKGLNPAMAACVLGIDLGTSSVKTILLQEMEQGPTVIASCARETQAQVESPSAGPQGNEQDVRKIVAALNDCLAGLPQELLGRVCRIGVTGQMHGVVFWKTGQGCKWIESGHGRTFEPEEVSHLITWQDGRCSSPFLSSLPQPQSHLSVATGFGCATIYWYLKNSPDFLKRYDAAGTIQDYVVAMLCGQERPQMSVQNAASWGYFNTTSKSWNMDILKESHFPIRLLPEVVQPGELAGETACVWHQVPKGTEVGAALGDFQCSVFSCMSDSTSAVLNISTSAQLTLLMPSGFQLADSPNPRSPLAYYPYFNNTYLVVAASLNGGNVVATFVNMLVRWMAELGLQVPESDLYPRIISAALAQTDTDLNICPTIFGERHMPERLASVMGIAASDLSLGHVTRALCHGVVQNLHSMLPSQHLKEAGVTRILASGSALGKNEVMRQEVEKAYPFPVVYGRNVDAAVGAALAMLRRK